One genomic window of Streptomyces sp. NBC_01498 includes the following:
- a CDS encoding DUF4240 domain-containing protein, with protein MTDFWSIIGSNPAQSGDDVRSALDRVSGRLDGLDATDLVKFSEELREALYRIDRRELAEIPVVSAVGLELPQTSDHFLYARCACILGGRDAYDAVLGSTSEFTCFVRPFFQAAEGLLYLAPSVYKKKFGSEMVAVGGFPIESMSNAQGWAE; from the coding sequence GTGACCGACTTCTGGAGCATCATCGGGTCGAATCCCGCTCAGTCGGGAGACGATGTGCGGTCAGCTCTCGATCGGGTCTCTGGGCGACTTGATGGGCTGGATGCGACCGATTTGGTCAAGTTTTCCGAGGAGCTGCGCGAGGCTCTTTATAGGATTGACAGGCGGGAGCTAGCGGAGATCCCGGTGGTGTCGGCGGTTGGATTGGAGCTGCCGCAAACAAGTGACCACTTCCTGTATGCGCGTTGCGCGTGCATCTTGGGTGGCAGGGATGCGTACGATGCGGTCTTGGGATCGACCTCAGAGTTCACGTGTTTCGTCAGGCCATTCTTCCAGGCCGCCGAGGGGCTTCTCTATCTCGCTCCTAGCGTTTACAAGAAAAAATTCGGCAGTGAAATGGTGGCGGTCGGCGGATTCCCCATTGAATCAATGTCGAATGCGCAGGGCTGGGCGGAATAG
- a CDS encoding polymorphic toxin-type HINT domain-containing protein — MNGRPTQRHPNLRRRLALASAAVMVGTLLPAVAQPIAAAADGTRAAPAAFEKPVAGTTAKVTPRTVMKGARTPAAPPDSKWPVASTSVVALPGTDAVGAKPALVPGLPLTLDTKVGSGAKPAHGGVETRVLSRAATRKAGVDGVLFTLRGKDTTSKGVPGQVRGSLDYSGFADAYGGGYASRLTLVELPACALTTPDKSGCRTAKPVKTVNDAEKQTLTAPAVTLRAAAPTVLAAVAATGSANGDYKASPLAASATWSTNLNTGNFSWSYNMAVPAVPGNRVPNVGLSYSSGSVDGRTGNTNNQASWTGDGFEMWPGYIERRYKPCADDGQQADDGVNKPGDLCWGYDNAYLSLNGKAGELVPDGTDTWKLQSDDGTKIERLSGTTRNNGARNDESWRVTAPDGTLYHFGYHRLPGWDEGKETTDSTWTTPVYGDDSGEPCHGATFADSWCQQGWRWNLDYVVDTHGNAVTYFYDKEDNHYGRNLEAEDGTPYVRGGTLDRIEYGLKSTSLYTAKPLAKVTFVNSERCLSNAQTTCSDIDTDAAHWYDTPWDLDCDSGEDCDQGRLSPSFFTTKRLTEVNTQVWDGSAYQPVDSWKLSHRWGMADTDYQLLLDSVQHTGRSTTPAITLPKTTFAYTQLTNRLDRTGDGYAPFIKGRLSTIADESGGQIDVNYSAPTCSFDALPTPQTNTTRCFPQYIGGSDSDDPERQWFNKYVVASVTGTDRTGKAPDQVTGYDYLGGAAWHYDDDDGLTKEKFKTWSQWRGYGQVRVQTGGQGGAGAMKTQKDTYFLRGMDGDRENASGGTKDVTVSLGAGEGDPITDHESAAGFTYKTATYSAPGGKILSKSVNRPWHHETAKKERDWGTVTANFTGTASSRTFASLDDGVGSTWRTTSAATTYDTATGRVTRTEDLGDDSLPDDNTCTRTTYATNTTKNILSLPARVESVAKGCDTTPSRPGDVISDVRSAYDGGAYGAEPTKGDTTATALLKKYDGTVAAYIESGATHDAYGRTLTSTDLSADVTVTGAGTVTRTPRTDGRTTTTVHAPATGFPASVKTTTPPAVATDTTTAQTSTTTHEGRRGLPLTKTDTNGKVTNLAYDALGRSTKVWLPDRLTGQTPTYEFTYSTTENKPVSVGTRTIAENGTQASSYVLYDGFLRPRQTQEPGPDGGALLADTFYDERGLVTKEFAPYYIEGAPSAGLFQPENALSVETQNRTAYDGLGRPVEAKQIAGNGDGGTVLNTTTTLYGGDRVTTIPPVGGTATTVLTDVRGQTTELRQHHSRSATAAYDTTAYRYTPRGEPAKVTDPAGNAWTYTYDLLGRRTTSTDPDKGTTVSQYDDRGQLLRADDARPGTGALWYTYDGLGRQTELREGSATGTLRATWVYDTISGAKGHLAESTRYHGGHAYTAKVVAYDRLYRQLRTSFTIPAVEGALQGTYLSGTTYNVSGTVQGTGYPKAGSLAAATVVYAYEDQTLRPIGMSGIQGLNSTTKYSLTGKPQSYELWNGASKKVIATNTYEWGTQRLATSRIDRQDIAGVDQYNTYRYDEVGNILSVSDTSRSGTDTQCFAYDGLRRLTDAWTQTLTSCSSAPNGVALGGPAPYRNSYTYDKLGQRLTETVHDIGGDTAKDIRRTYTYPAALSSQPHALTSVATAGPSGTSQDTYTYDETGNTVTRTQGGDTQELTWDAEGHLAKVTEPVEGSADKVTEYLYDTEGNRLIGRTPTETTLYLGSTEVTLAKGATTTKGTRYVDLGGGHRAVQQNDGSVSITLADHHGTAQIAINTGTQALTQRRTLPFGGVRGTEPTSWPGTKGFVGGTDDTRTTGLTHLGAREYDPVTGRFISVDPLLETDKPQTLNGYTYAAQNPLAFTDPTGLGLACGSGGDGCPDDGDPMPEGPKSDGNGLNYGDKPGSDGPAPTGGGSGNLGEEIGYDFNEDGLISFWPGINVPANWKNAQSYIAAFYQKMDYLCESGRETCGDPAFALFSSNTNGAKGEACRAVFGKNCTGRFKQLGWGMGAQMLAGLEAAAMGGEGPAGGGPFLPRWGSSRCAGNSFTADTKVVLADGTVKRIEDVRIGDKVLATDPKTGKTYSKKVTAEIKGKGTKNLVKVTIDTDGKKGTRTASVTATDGHPFWVPELNVWITATALKPGQWLKTRAGTDVRITALKRWTQQAPVYNLTVADVHTYYVLAGQTPVLVHNCNKNQGVYEFPDQWNPGKTYVGKTLNFKNRLKDHLDSGRLKSLDDVKCTHVCGTEDDVFIAEHLRMEELKRQGVQLGNDLTSPGKKKLQQRGFQQLELW, encoded by the coding sequence ATGAACGGCAGACCCACGCAACGGCACCCGAACCTGCGGCGCCGCCTGGCACTGGCCTCCGCCGCGGTCATGGTCGGCACGCTCCTGCCGGCGGTGGCCCAGCCCATCGCGGCAGCCGCCGACGGCACCCGGGCTGCCCCGGCCGCTTTCGAGAAACCGGTGGCCGGTACGACCGCCAAGGTCACACCACGCACCGTGATGAAGGGCGCACGCACTCCCGCCGCGCCCCCCGACAGCAAGTGGCCCGTGGCGTCCACCAGCGTGGTGGCCCTGCCCGGTACCGACGCCGTCGGCGCCAAGCCCGCCCTCGTCCCCGGCCTGCCCCTGACCCTGGACACCAAGGTCGGCTCCGGTGCCAAGCCCGCACATGGCGGCGTCGAGACCCGTGTTCTCAGCCGCGCGGCGACCAGGAAGGCCGGCGTCGACGGTGTGCTGTTCACCCTTCGCGGCAAGGACACCACGTCCAAGGGCGTGCCCGGCCAGGTCCGCGGCTCGCTCGACTACTCCGGCTTCGCCGACGCCTACGGCGGCGGTTACGCCTCCCGGCTGACACTGGTCGAACTGCCCGCCTGCGCACTGACCACCCCCGACAAGTCGGGCTGCCGCACGGCCAAGCCCGTCAAGACGGTCAACGACGCCGAGAAACAGACCCTCACCGCCCCGGCAGTGACCCTGCGCGCGGCCGCCCCCACCGTGCTGGCGGCCGTCGCCGCGACCGGGAGCGCCAACGGCGACTACAAGGCGTCCCCGCTCGCGGCGTCGGCGACGTGGAGCACCAATCTCAACACCGGTAATTTCAGCTGGTCCTACAACATGGCGGTGCCCGCCGTACCCGGCAACCGGGTCCCCAACGTCGGTCTGTCCTACTCCTCCGGCTCCGTCGACGGCCGCACCGGCAACACCAACAACCAGGCGTCCTGGACGGGCGACGGCTTCGAGATGTGGCCCGGCTACATCGAACGCCGCTACAAGCCCTGCGCCGACGACGGTCAGCAGGCCGACGACGGCGTCAACAAGCCGGGCGACCTGTGCTGGGGTTATGACAACGCCTACCTGTCACTGAACGGCAAGGCCGGGGAACTGGTGCCCGACGGCACCGACACCTGGAAGCTCCAGAGCGACGACGGCACAAAGATCGAACGCCTCTCCGGGACAACGCGGAACAACGGCGCCCGAAACGACGAGTCCTGGCGGGTCACCGCCCCCGACGGCACCCTCTACCACTTCGGCTACCACCGACTGCCCGGCTGGGACGAGGGCAAGGAGACCACCGACTCGACCTGGACCACCCCCGTCTACGGCGACGACAGCGGGGAACCCTGCCACGGCGCCACCTTCGCCGACTCCTGGTGCCAGCAGGGCTGGCGGTGGAACCTCGACTACGTCGTCGACACCCACGGCAACGCCGTCACCTACTTCTACGACAAGGAGGACAACCACTACGGCCGTAACCTGGAAGCCGAGGACGGCACCCCCTACGTCCGCGGCGGCACCCTCGACCGTATTGAGTACGGACTGAAGTCGACCTCGCTCTACACGGCCAAGCCGCTGGCCAAAGTCACTTTCGTCAACAGCGAGCGCTGCCTGAGCAACGCGCAGACCACCTGCTCCGACATCGACACCGATGCCGCCCACTGGTACGACACCCCCTGGGACCTCGACTGCGACAGCGGCGAGGACTGCGACCAGGGACGTCTGTCCCCGTCCTTCTTCACCACCAAGCGCCTGACCGAGGTCAACACCCAGGTCTGGGACGGCAGCGCCTACCAGCCCGTCGACTCGTGGAAGCTGAGTCACCGCTGGGGCATGGCCGACACGGACTACCAGTTGCTGCTCGACTCCGTCCAGCACACCGGCCGGAGCACCACCCCGGCCATCACCCTGCCGAAGACCACCTTCGCGTACACACAGCTCACCAACCGTCTCGACAGGACCGGCGACGGCTACGCCCCGTTCATCAAGGGCCGCCTTTCCACCATCGCCGACGAATCCGGCGGCCAGATCGACGTCAACTACTCCGCGCCGACCTGCTCCTTCGACGCACTGCCCACCCCGCAGACCAACACCACCCGCTGCTTTCCCCAATACATCGGCGGCAGTGACAGTGACGACCCCGAGCGGCAGTGGTTCAACAAGTACGTCGTCGCCTCCGTCACCGGCACCGACCGCACCGGCAAAGCACCCGACCAGGTCACCGGCTACGACTACCTGGGCGGCGCCGCCTGGCATTACGACGATGACGACGGCCTGACCAAGGAGAAGTTCAAGACCTGGTCCCAGTGGCGAGGTTACGGCCAGGTGCGTGTCCAGACCGGCGGCCAGGGCGGCGCCGGGGCGATGAAGACGCAGAAGGACACATACTTCCTGCGGGGCATGGACGGCGACCGCGAGAACGCCTCCGGCGGTACCAAGGACGTGACCGTCTCCCTCGGGGCCGGCGAAGGAGACCCGATCACCGACCACGAGTCGGCGGCAGGCTTCACGTACAAGACCGCCACCTACTCCGCACCCGGCGGCAAGATCCTCTCCAAGTCGGTCAACCGGCCCTGGCACCACGAGACCGCCAAGAAGGAACGCGACTGGGGCACGGTGACCGCCAACTTCACCGGCACCGCGTCCAGCCGTACCTTCGCCTCCCTCGACGACGGCGTCGGCAGCACGTGGCGTACCACCTCGGCCGCCACGACCTACGACACCGCGACCGGCCGCGTCACCCGGACCGAAGACCTGGGCGACGACAGCCTTCCCGACGACAACACCTGCACCCGCACCACCTACGCCACCAACACCACCAAGAACATCCTCAGCCTCCCCGCTCGGGTCGAAAGCGTCGCCAAGGGGTGCGACACCACACCCAGCCGCCCCGGCGACGTCATCTCCGACGTGCGCTCCGCCTACGACGGCGGCGCATACGGCGCCGAACCCACCAAGGGCGACACCACCGCGACCGCCCTGCTGAAGAAGTACGACGGCACCGTCGCCGCCTACATCGAGTCCGGCGCCACCCACGACGCCTACGGCCGCACCCTGACCAGTACCGACCTGAGCGCCGACGTGACGGTCACCGGTGCCGGGACCGTCACCCGCACCCCGCGTACGGACGGGCGCACCACGACCACCGTCCACGCACCGGCCACGGGCTTCCCCGCCTCCGTCAAGACGACCACACCGCCGGCCGTCGCCACCGACACCACCACCGCGCAGACCTCCACGACCACCCACGAGGGCCGGCGCGGGCTGCCGCTGACCAAGACCGACACCAACGGCAAGGTCACCAACCTCGCCTACGACGCGCTCGGCCGCTCCACCAAGGTGTGGCTGCCCGACCGGCTCACCGGCCAGACCCCGACCTACGAGTTCACCTACAGCACCACCGAGAACAAGCCCGTCTCCGTCGGCACCAGGACGATCGCGGAGAACGGCACCCAGGCCAGCTCCTACGTCCTCTATGACGGCTTCCTCCGCCCCCGCCAGACCCAGGAACCCGGCCCGGACGGCGGCGCCCTGCTCGCCGACACCTTCTACGACGAACGCGGACTCGTCACCAAGGAGTTCGCCCCCTACTACATCGAGGGTGCCCCCTCAGCCGGCCTCTTCCAGCCCGAGAACGCGCTGAGCGTCGAAACACAGAACCGCACCGCCTACGACGGCCTCGGCCGACCGGTCGAAGCCAAGCAGATCGCCGGCAACGGCGACGGCGGTACCGTCCTCAACACCACCACGACCCTCTACGGCGGAGACCGCGTCACCACCATTCCGCCCGTCGGCGGCACTGCCACCACGGTCCTCACAGACGTCCGTGGACAGACCACCGAACTGCGCCAGCACCACAGCCGCAGCGCCACCGCCGCCTATGACACCACCGCGTACCGGTACACACCGCGCGGCGAGCCGGCCAAGGTCACCGACCCGGCCGGGAACGCCTGGACCTATACCTACGACCTCCTCGGTCGGCGAACCACGTCCACGGACCCCGACAAGGGCACGACGGTCAGTCAGTACGACGACCGCGGCCAACTTCTCCGCGCGGACGACGCCCGCCCCGGCACCGGCGCCCTGTGGTACACGTACGACGGCCTCGGACGACAGACAGAGCTCCGCGAGGGCTCCGCCACCGGAACGCTCCGCGCCACGTGGGTGTACGACACCATCAGCGGCGCCAAGGGTCACCTCGCCGAATCCACCCGCTACCACGGCGGCCACGCCTACACCGCCAAGGTCGTCGCCTACGACCGCCTCTACCGCCAGTTGCGCACCTCCTTCACCATTCCTGCCGTCGAAGGTGCCCTCCAGGGGACGTATCTGAGCGGTACCACGTACAACGTCTCCGGCACTGTCCAGGGCACCGGTTATCCCAAGGCGGGCAGCCTGGCAGCCGCCACCGTCGTGTACGCCTACGAGGACCAGACCCTTCGGCCCATCGGGATGAGTGGCATCCAGGGCCTGAACTCCACCACCAAGTACAGCCTCACCGGCAAGCCGCAGAGCTACGAGCTGTGGAACGGGGCCAGCAAGAAGGTCATAGCGACCAATACCTACGAGTGGGGCACCCAGCGTCTGGCCACCTCGCGTATCGACCGTCAGGACATCGCCGGCGTCGACCAGTACAACACCTACCGTTACGACGAAGTCGGCAACATCCTTTCGGTTTCGGACACTTCCCGCTCCGGCACCGACACACAGTGCTTCGCCTACGACGGCCTGCGCCGTTTGACCGATGCCTGGACACAGACGCTCACCAGTTGTTCCTCGGCGCCGAATGGGGTCGCCCTGGGCGGTCCCGCTCCCTACCGGAACTCCTACACCTACGACAAGCTCGGCCAGCGCCTGACGGAGACCGTCCACGACATCGGTGGCGACACCGCCAAGGACATCAGGCGCACCTACACCTACCCGGCCGCCCTCAGTTCGCAGCCGCACGCCCTCACCTCGGTCGCCACGGCCGGCCCGTCCGGGACGTCGCAGGACACCTATACCTACGACGAGACGGGCAACACCGTCACCCGCACTCAGGGCGGAGACACCCAGGAACTCACCTGGGACGCGGAAGGCCACCTGGCCAAGGTCACCGAACCGGTGGAGGGAAGCGCCGACAAGGTCACCGAATACCTCTACGACACCGAGGGCAACCGCCTGATCGGCCGCACCCCGACCGAGACCACCCTCTACCTCGGCTCGACGGAAGTCACCCTGGCCAAGGGCGCCACGACCACCAAAGGCACCCGCTACGTCGACCTCGGCGGCGGCCACCGGGCCGTGCAGCAGAACGACGGCAGTGTCTCCATCACCCTTGCCGACCACCACGGCACGGCTCAGATCGCCATCAACACGGGCACCCAGGCCCTCACCCAGCGCCGCACCCTGCCCTTCGGTGGGGTCCGTGGCACCGAACCCACCAGTTGGCCCGGTACGAAAGGCTTCGTCGGAGGCACCGACGACACCAGGACAACCGGCCTGACCCACCTCGGTGCCCGCGAGTACGACCCCGTGACCGGCCGCTTCATCAGCGTCGACCCGCTGTTGGAGACCGACAAGCCGCAAACCCTCAACGGCTACACCTATGCGGCCCAGAACCCTCTCGCCTTCACCGACCCCACGGGCCTCGGCCTTGCCTGCGGAAGCGGCGGAGACGGATGCCCCGACGACGGTGACCCCATGCCCGAGGGCCCGAAATCCGACGGCAACGGCCTCAATTACGGAGACAAGCCCGGCAGTGACGGGCCCGCTCCGACCGGGGGCGGCTCCGGAAATCTGGGAGAGGAGATCGGCTACGACTTCAACGAAGACGGACTCATCTCGTTCTGGCCCGGAATCAACGTCCCCGCAAACTGGAAGAACGCACAGAGCTACATTGCCGCCTTCTACCAAAAAATGGACTACCTGTGCGAGTCCGGACGTGAGACCTGCGGGGACCCGGCTTTCGCCCTCTTCTCCTCCAATACCAACGGCGCAAAGGGAGAAGCCTGCCGGGCGGTGTTCGGAAAGAACTGCACGGGACGCTTCAAGCAGCTTGGTTGGGGCATGGGAGCCCAGATGCTCGCCGGTCTGGAAGCCGCTGCCATGGGCGGTGAGGGGCCGGCGGGCGGTGGACCGTTCCTCCCGCGGTGGGGTAGCAGTCGCTGTGCCGGAAACAGCTTCACAGCTGATACCAAGGTCGTTCTCGCGGATGGCACCGTAAAGCGCATAGAAGACGTGAGGATCGGCGACAAGGTCCTCGCCACCGACCCCAAGACCGGCAAGACCTACTCCAAGAAGGTCACAGCCGAAATCAAGGGCAAGGGTACGAAGAACCTCGTCAAGGTAACGATCGACACGGACGGCAAGAAGGGAACCAGAACGGCCTCGGTGACGGCGACCGACGGCCACCCCTTCTGGGTACCCGAACTGAACGTGTGGATCACGGCAACGGCCCTCAAGCCGGGCCAATGGCTCAAGACAAGGGCCGGCACGGACGTCCGCATCACCGCACTGAAGCGCTGGACGCAGCAGGCCCCGGTGTACAACCTCACCGTCGCTGACGTTCACACGTACTATGTGCTGGCGGGGCAGACTCCGGTCCTTGTCCATAACTGCAACAAGAATCAGGGCGTGTACGAGTTTCCCGATCAGTGGAACCCTGGGAAGACATACGTCGGCAAGACGCTGAACTTCAAGAACAGGCTCAAGGATCACCTTGACAGTGGGCGGTTGAAGAGCCTCGATGACGTCAAGTGCACGCACGTATGCGGCACAGAGGACGACGTTTTCATCGCTGAGCACCTCCGCATGGAGGAGTTGAAGCGCCAAGGGGTTCAGTTGGGTAACGACCTTACTTCGCCTGGTAAGAAGAAGCTGCAACAAAGAGGGTTCCAGCAGTTGGAGCTCTGGTGA
- a CDS encoding LamG domain-containing protein, which yields MVRNTWSASCTDRSVELWRTKDISSSTTWNSQNAPGFWIKELSAKSFAYGHDGCAAKDAEFSVKAAVQEAADKKWSTMTFGLRAASEGDRVAWKRFSDNAFLRVEYNRAPAQIKMSQLAMEYGGTCKKPAAAARVRTLGAIYANGVTDPDGDTVRVQFQAKWDSGDGKGLIARWSPALTSAKKSGSSFSIALPASVPTNRQINWYARSYDGAQYSPWSYTGDDPTGCYFFYDTSVPKAPALSSGEYPASNPENPDDPWFDGVGKYGAFTLDSPESDVTKYWYGINADPSSKNTVTTSAGAAQTVQVLPAESGLNFVTAQAFDAAGNGSEIRTYQYRVRAGQPERAAWQLDEGTGTTAAQGSSGARAAALRGGALAGVPGVKGNAVSFDGVDDYAVTDIPTVNTEIGFSVSAWVKLSGVPSHAAIVAAQPGNHSPGFELYYSHSYGRWVFNQYTSDSPGAPVARAMAPQPGGVEANRWTHLVGVYSGSTQDLRLYVDGTLVGTTPYTTAWDARRGLQIGAGSYSGSAASFLPGQIDEVRIFDKPVSATEAGRLFRHEGIGTGRTARAVFPLDEPAGALEVTGRADTQPLALAGDARLGATGVAGNALELDGTGDYAHTAAPHLDTQRPFTVSAWAKLDRVPGEGATVVAQLGQNRPGFELYYSKTYNRWGFTQYSGDVPGATQIRAVQPEGTSARVGEWVHLVGVHDATANTLTLYVNGVKSASVAQPASWYAGGRVQVGALSIDGGSLIQYFPGSIDDIRFFDRPVAEDEVRQLFQRRPLVKARWKFDQPGTVTTPDNSAAGNDLTLGGGAQLGSGWVDGGLILDGVDDYAASAAAPVDTSTSFTVTAWAQAAAVPQSGVTLLSMPGAQQNAFAVRYVPSATPDSDPGRWRITVPDEDSGSAGSVDVENGQFYSAADWTHLAVVYDGFAKRLQLYVNGELEESACVDADGNGEGDDTACTDRISWSENVISFRAAQPLQIGRLKSGTSWGQYWPGVLSDVWAFQGTLTGRQVAELAYGLPGRPTEVPGGDA from the coding sequence GTGGTCCGGAACACGTGGTCCGCTTCGTGCACGGACCGCAGTGTCGAGCTCTGGCGCACCAAGGACATCTCCTCGTCGACGACCTGGAACTCGCAGAACGCCCCCGGCTTCTGGATCAAGGAACTGAGCGCGAAGTCGTTCGCCTACGGGCACGACGGATGCGCGGCCAAGGACGCCGAGTTCAGCGTCAAGGCGGCGGTGCAGGAAGCCGCGGACAAGAAGTGGTCGACCATGACGTTCGGCCTTCGCGCGGCGAGCGAGGGCGACCGCGTGGCGTGGAAGCGCTTCTCGGACAACGCGTTTCTGCGGGTCGAGTACAACCGGGCACCCGCCCAGATCAAGATGTCGCAGCTGGCGATGGAGTACGGAGGCACCTGCAAGAAACCGGCCGCCGCCGCGCGCGTCCGCACGCTGGGCGCGATCTACGCGAACGGTGTGACCGATCCGGACGGTGACACTGTCCGCGTGCAGTTCCAGGCGAAATGGGACTCGGGTGACGGCAAGGGCTTGATCGCCCGCTGGAGCCCGGCGCTGACGTCCGCGAAGAAGTCCGGCTCAAGTTTCTCGATCGCGCTACCCGCTTCCGTGCCGACCAACAGGCAGATCAACTGGTACGCGCGGTCGTACGACGGTGCGCAGTACTCGCCCTGGTCGTACACGGGCGACGACCCGACCGGCTGCTACTTCTTCTACGACACGAGCGTGCCGAAGGCTCCCGCCCTCTCGTCGGGAGAGTATCCGGCGTCCAACCCCGAGAATCCGGACGATCCGTGGTTCGACGGAGTGGGCAAGTACGGTGCCTTCACCCTCGACTCGCCCGAGTCCGATGTGACGAAGTACTGGTACGGGATCAACGCGGATCCGAGTTCGAAGAACACCGTCACCACATCAGCCGGCGCGGCGCAGACCGTGCAGGTGCTGCCGGCGGAGTCGGGGCTCAACTTCGTGACCGCCCAGGCATTTGACGCGGCCGGCAACGGCAGCGAGATCCGCACCTACCAGTACCGGGTCAGGGCGGGTCAGCCGGAACGTGCCGCCTGGCAGTTGGACGAGGGCACGGGCACCACTGCGGCGCAGGGCTCCTCCGGCGCGAGAGCGGCAGCGCTGCGCGGCGGCGCCCTTGCCGGAGTTCCTGGCGTGAAGGGGAACGCGGTGTCCTTCGACGGAGTGGACGACTACGCCGTCACCGACATTCCCACGGTGAACACCGAGATCGGCTTCTCCGTGTCGGCCTGGGTGAAGCTGTCCGGCGTTCCCAGCCACGCCGCGATCGTCGCGGCCCAACCGGGCAACCACTCGCCCGGCTTCGAGCTCTACTACTCGCACTCCTACGGCCGTTGGGTGTTCAATCAGTACACCTCGGACTCACCCGGCGCCCCCGTCGCTCGTGCGATGGCTCCACAGCCGGGTGGGGTGGAGGCGAACCGGTGGACGCATCTGGTCGGTGTCTACAGCGGAAGCACGCAGGACCTCCGTCTCTATGTGGACGGCACCTTGGTCGGCACCACGCCGTACACCACCGCGTGGGACGCCCGCCGCGGGCTGCAGATCGGCGCCGGTTCCTACAGCGGAAGCGCGGCCTCGTTCCTGCCGGGGCAGATCGACGAAGTCCGGATCTTCGACAAGCCCGTGAGCGCGACTGAGGCGGGGCGCCTGTTCCGCCATGAGGGGATCGGCACCGGACGCACCGCACGCGCGGTGTTCCCGCTCGACGAACCGGCAGGCGCCCTGGAAGTGACCGGGCGGGCCGACACCCAGCCGCTCGCCCTTGCCGGTGACGCGCGGCTCGGGGCAACCGGTGTGGCCGGCAACGCCCTGGAGCTGGACGGCACGGGGGACTACGCGCACACGGCGGCTCCTCACCTGGACACCCAGCGTCCGTTCACGGTGTCCGCGTGGGCGAAACTCGACCGCGTACCGGGAGAGGGAGCTACCGTCGTCGCTCAACTCGGCCAGAACCGGCCGGGCTTCGAGCTGTACTACTCCAAGACGTACAACCGCTGGGGGTTCACCCAGTACTCCGGCGACGTACCTGGTGCGACGCAGATCCGTGCCGTGCAGCCGGAGGGGACTTCGGCACGCGTGGGCGAGTGGGTCCATCTCGTGGGCGTGCACGACGCGACCGCGAACACCCTGACGCTGTACGTCAACGGTGTGAAGTCCGCCAGCGTCGCCCAGCCCGCCTCCTGGTATGCGGGCGGCCGGGTCCAGGTCGGTGCGCTGAGCATCGACGGGGGCAGCCTGATTCAGTACTTCCCGGGCTCCATCGACGACATCAGGTTCTTCGACCGCCCGGTGGCCGAGGACGAAGTGCGTCAGCTCTTTCAGCGACGCCCGCTCGTCAAGGCCCGCTGGAAGTTCGATCAGCCCGGCACCGTGACCACACCGGACAACTCCGCCGCGGGTAACGACCTGACCCTGGGCGGCGGCGCACAGCTCGGATCGGGCTGGGTGGACGGGGGACTGATCCTCGACGGTGTCGACGACTACGCCGCCAGCGCGGCGGCGCCGGTGGACACGAGCACCAGCTTCACCGTGACCGCGTGGGCGCAGGCAGCGGCGGTGCCACAGTCCGGTGTGACGCTGCTCAGCATGCCGGGAGCACAGCAGAACGCGTTCGCGGTCCGGTATGTGCCCAGTGCGACACCCGATTCCGATCCGGGCCGTTGGCGCATCACGGTCCCCGACGAGGACAGCGGGAGTGCCGGCTCCGTCGATGTGGAGAACGGCCAGTTCTACAGCGCGGCCGACTGGACCCATCTGGCGGTCGTCTACGACGGGTTCGCCAAGCGATTGCAGCTCTACGTGAACGGTGAACTGGAGGAGTCGGCCTGCGTCGACGCCGACGGCAACGGCGAAGGCGACGACACCGCCTGCACCGACAGGATCTCCTGGTCCGAGAACGTGATCTCTTTCAGGGCGGCCCAGCCGCTGCAGATCGGCAGGCTCAAGAGCGGTACGTCCTGGGGCCAGTACTGGCCCGGCGTTCTCTCCGACGTGTGGGCGTTCCAGGGCACGCTGACCGGTCGCCAGGTAGCCGAGTTGGCGTACGGATTGCCTGGTAGGCCCACCGAGGTTCCCGGCGGCGACGCCTGA